In a genomic window of Oncorhynchus kisutch isolate 150728-3 linkage group LG9, Okis_V2, whole genome shotgun sequence:
- the LOC109896402 gene encoding arg8-vasotocin receptor, with protein MDDILKIGFDPTSKPVLMEDKRNDTGALGNSSDPFGRNEEVAKIEITMLSVTFVVAVVGNLSVLLAMYMSRRKPSRMHLFMKHLSLADLVVAFFQVLPQLCWEITFRFYGPDFLCRIVKHLQVLGMFASTYMMVMMTLDRYIAICHPMQTLHQPTQRAYMMIGATWVCSLALSMPQYFIFSLSEVHPGSAVYDCWGHFIQPWGVRAYITWITVGIFLVPVAVLMLCYGFICRSIWRNIKYKTQKGTSVMALATKNGLIGASSVSSVTTISRAKLRTVKMTFVIVLAYVVCWAPFFTVQMWSVWDESFSWVDSENTAVTLSALLASLNSCCNPWIYMIFSGHLLSDMVHCLPCCRGLLHKFGHQDSNSSIRRTTLLTRVPPPALPHRSSEKSSCKDCFHNSHRNCQSIPVS; from the exons ATGGATGACATTTTGAAGATAGGCTTCGACCCCACGAGCAAACCGGTGTTGATGGAGGATAAAAGGAACGACACTGGCGCTCTTGGGAACTCCAGCGACCCGTTTGGCCGGAACGAGGAGGTCGCCAAGATCGAGATCACAATGCTTAGCGTGACATTCGTCGTGGCTGTGGTGGGGAACCTGAGCGTGCTGCTGGCCATGTACATGAGCCGTCGGAAGCCCTCGCGCATGCACCTGTTCATGAAGCATCTGAGCCTCGCGGACTTGGTAGTGGCCTTTTTCCAGGTGCTACCGCAGCTCTGTTGGGAGATCACCTTCCGCTTCTACGGGCCCGACTTCCTGTGCCGCATCGTCAAGCACCTGCAGGTGCTAGGGATGTTCGCGTCCACCtacatgatggtgatgatgacgcTGGACCGCTACATCGCCATCTGTCACCCGATGCAGACCCTTCACCAGCCCACGCAGCGCGCCTATATGATGATCGGGGCCACCTGGGTGTGTAGTCTTGCCCTGAGCATGCCCCAGTATTTTATATTTTCCCTGAGCGAGGTCCACCCGGGCTCGGCCGTGTATGACTGCTGGGGACACTTCATCCAGCCGTGGGGCGTGCGCGCCTACATCACCTGGATCACCGTGGGCATCTTCCTCGTGCCCGTGGCCGTGCTCATGCTCTGCTACGGCTTCATCTGCCGGTCCATCTGGCGGAACATAAAGTACAAGACCCAGAAGGGCACTAGCGTGATGGCACTTGCGACCAAGAATGGGCTGATCGGGGCGAGTTCAGTCAGCAGCGTCACCACCATCTCGCGCGCCAAGCTGCGCACAGTGAAAATGACTTTCGTGATCGTGCTGGCGTACGTGGTGTGCTGGGCTCCGTTTTTCACCGTGCAGATGTGGTCTGTGTGGGATGAGAGCTTCTCGTGGGTAG actccgAGAACACCGCAGTCACCCTCTCGGCTCTGCTGGCCAGTCTGAATAGCTGCTGTAACCCGTGGATCTACATGATCTTCAGCGGCCACCTCCTCTCTGACATGGTGCACTGTCTGCCGTGCTGCCGGGGGCTGCTCCACAAATTCGGCCATCAAGACTCGAACAGCAGCATCCGCCGCACCACACTCCTGACCCGGGTACCGCCCCCGGCCCTACCCCATCGGAGCTCAGAGAAAAGCTCTTGCAAAGATTGCTTCCACAACTCCCACAGGAACTGTCAATCAATCCCGGTGTCTTAA